ATACCAGCTCCAGCAATCATCTGAGCTTGTCCGTCGCTTCTCATCCCCTTGTGAGCCCTTCCTCGTTCCGCAATTACGTGATTGCCTGAGATGAACTGGGCCTGATGCAGGAGGCGTGCTGTCCCAAAGAATGTGACTCAGATCGCCGTCGACGGTGGTGTTTCGGAACTATGGAGAGTTGCAGATGACCGTGTGGAAGTAGGACGCCACTGGGTTAACCGCATCGGTGAAGTAGAGGAGCAGTTGCCTTGGCAGGTTATCCACTCCGAGCACACGGTGCTCCACGAATGATCTGCTTAGCACCACCCGAGGCGATCCTGTTCCATGTAGAAGAACACGGAATATGTAGATCTGCGACGACAAGGTTTCTCTGCTACCGAGAGTGGACCTGTGAACATCTTGAAGGCATCGGGCATCGATCCGTTGCCGGTCCCATAAACGATCCGAGTGTTTGTATCCAGATGGAGACTCGGATCTACGATGATATCTTCAAACCTCTTCTCCATGTCCATTAATGGCCTTACTCATTCGGTCAATGAAGTTGAGGTCCCTCGGCAAAGAAGTAAACGCATGAAGAAGATCTGCAGGAGGACCTCTATTTCAGATAAAAAGATCTTAATTACAAGGTGCAGAAACTAAATGCTCACCATCCTGAGTGATAGCTGGATAATCCGAAGCACTCAAATTGATGAACCGATCCCAATATGGACTAGTCTTCAGAAGAGCCGCAGCTGCATGAAGCGTTGCAGCGACGGCGGACGCACCCGTCCCCTCCACCGCACACGCTATTCCCGAGAGCTCGATAAGTTCGTTGGGATCGACCGGAGAGCGCCAGTTAGATTCGTTCGGATGCTGTTGAACCTGCATCGAGGTGCAGGAGGTAGCGATTCCTCGGGTGGTACAGCGCCATCGGCAGCCTTAGAATCTTGTGGTGCTCGCCACCGGTGCCTGAGATCCGGAACGCAAACACCGGAGGATACCCGGGTCCCTTCGATGGAGCTCTGGTTGTCCCTTTGAACTGTAGGCATTCGTCTTCAACTCCGTGACGGAGCAAAGAAGCATCGAGGGAGAGTAACATGATGGAGCTGACTGAATGCAAAAACCGCAATGACGACGCATTCGATGAACTCAGGTTGGGCAACTCTGAGACGCCCGAACATGAACGCCGAGGAATCGGATTCCCACTGAAACGACAAACTGGAGCACTTGCCGAGGTCTGACTGCGATAAGCTAATCGGCATAAGCCACGAAGTCGAAAGATGATCATGTCGTTGTCATGATCAAAGACGTCGAAGAAAACCAAGCATTGTCGGTTTGTATGTGACCAATAACAAATAACGACATTTGACTAAGTTATCGGATGCATCATTTCTTGTGAAATGTTGTCTGCAACTGAATATTAAAATGCCACTGAGAGAAAGGCATGATGATAGATAGGGTTGACAATTTAATAGCAGATGGTCGATATCTCGACATAAGTGATTGATACTTTATAATTGATTCTTTGACATTATCTGACTAACACTTCATCTTAATATTATTGTAACTCGGATTTGATGTATCGCGACGAGTTAGGTCCGAAGAAAGCATACCATAACCTAACTAGGAAGGTAATGACATCGGAAGCTCATTATAAAAGAACTTCTCAAGTACGTTGTTATTAGGACACACAATCTTTCATGTTAAAAGACTAGTTGAATTGTTCGAATCACTCATTAACTTAAATATCTCGATAAGAGTATTATCGAGAACGTCCAACATAGTCTTATTGGAATCGACATCGACATAGGTGGAGTTTGACTAGTCTAGTGTCGACAAGATTTGACTTGAGACCATTTTAGAAAAAGGATTTCGGTTGGCTCCGACTTAGCTTTCACTTCGGACACTTAAAATCTGACTTAAAACCAAATAAAATTAAGAGTTGAGATTCATTATAGGGTTCAATTCCTGAGTAGGCCAGCTAGCTATTTGGGCCATTGTGTCTCATGCACATACCATTGTGTTGCAAAACTTTTCCATAATTCACAACTTATTAACCATCTTTCAATCAGTTTAGCATCTGTGGTCAGCTTGATATGTAGATGAAGGGCAGAAACTAATCATAATATCATGAACATAATCTCATTCTGGAGCAACCATCAGGTATGTTGGATATGTTCATAAGATAGGCACATCATTTTCAAGGAATATTTCATCTGGCaataagtaattttctttctgaGCTCATGATGTATCATGATTCCAATATCAGCTGGTAAATGCTTCAACTGCTAcactataattttcttttaagatgGCATATTGTAATCACTTTTTAATGGAACCATTAGAAGAACTGTATAAAAAAAAGTGACAAATTGCAAGGCCTTTGCCTTAAAATCCAATTGCTGCTACTGCGATGAAGCAATTTATCATCAAAGACAAAAGATTTCTACATATTGTGCATGTAAGACAATTCCTTAACCTGATTAGTAGATTGAAGATATCAGTCAAGCAATAATATCGACAACTACACCGCAAAAGAAGTGTAAATTCTCACAAACAAGAGACACCAAGTAAAAAACAGCAACCAATCTACGGATCCAATTTATTCAGATAGGTAGAAAGTTTGTCTCAGAGAAATATACTGCCAGTCTAACCTTCCATTTCAATTACATCAAAGACCTCATCAACTGTAGTAATCAAACTGACCTTCTTACAGATGTACTTGAACTCAACAAGAAGGTGAAACACAAAAAGGCTACACAATCAAACACATTCAGAGGATAAAAGTTCCTCCTTATGCAAATCATTGCTTCATTTTAGGCATTGCTAAAGACAACAGGCAAAACACGATTATAGATTTGACATCTAAAACAATTATTTTAACGCCAACTAACTATATACATTATTATACTGGTATGACGTCGATTTTTGAAGTGTCCTCGCATCTCAATACGATTCCTTCAAGGTTCGCTGGGAGAATGCACTTTGCCCATTGGCATCCTGTTGAGAAGGGCTCCGAAGGTGGTACTATCATCAAGACATTGTCATTCCTTCTGACAATCCCCATTACACTAACAGTGCT
The window above is part of the Musa acuminata AAA Group cultivar baxijiao chromosome BXJ1-1, Cavendish_Baxijiao_AAA, whole genome shotgun sequence genome. Proteins encoded here:
- the LOC135587742 gene encoding beta-glucuronosyltransferase GlcAT14B-like; the encoded protein is MQVQQHPNESNWRSPVDPNELIELSGIACAVEGTGASAVAATLHAAAALLKTSPYWDRFINLSASDYPAITQDGSPRVVLSRSFVEHRVLGVDNLPRQLLLYFTDAVNPVASYFHTVICNSP